A segment of the Saccopteryx leptura isolate mSacLep1 chromosome 11, mSacLep1_pri_phased_curated, whole genome shotgun sequence genome:
AAGGGGTGGGAGAGCAACAGGAGAGAAGCAGCCTGCGCCCCCCAGTGGCTCTGTGGGGCAGACTTCCCACCAAGTTTGACCATCTTTCTCTGGACAAGAGATACCACCTGGTTGCAGCTACCATTACCTTTATCCTAGTAAGAGACCTATAGCATCACTGGATAAGCGGCACCCTGAGACAGAGACCCGCTGAACTCCCGCGTTATTTTGCTGACACCATTTGAGCAGCCTTGGATCTTGCCTTTATTTGAGGCCAGAGGCCAGCTGCTGAAAGGCCCACAGACGTTGGCTGCTGCTGACCCACACTTCGAGGACCTACAGACACACCATGGGGGAACTCTGAGGGGGGCATCCTGAAGGCCTCAAGCAGATTCCTGAAAAGAAGGGGACTAGGACCAGCCTGAGAAAGGAGAGCACCGTAAGCATTATCAGAGTCTGGGGTGGGAAGGTGGCTAAGCTGCCAGTCTCTGCCCAGCTCAGCATGGCATTCATGAGTCCCCACCATAGGGTGTGGAGGCACCACAGCTGGTCTGGCCTCATCCCTGCCAAGCTGCCTTTCTGAGTTGTGTTCTGATTTCAGTTTTTCAAAACCTCAAGCATGCCCTGCCCTGTTCTTCCCAAAGttctggtatttttatttatcagcCAAGGACACTGAGAAAGGACCCCATATATATAACCAGTCACTAAGGAGACATTCAGTTCCTCCTAAGGGACCCCCATGGCTGGCTGTCTCCCCAAAGCTGGAGGGGTGGATCCTCATTGCCAAGCACCCAACACATgctataacacacacacacacacacacacacacacacacacacgggtggAAAGTGGCCCAGGGCACAGGGCTTCACTGCACTGCTTTGGGCTTTAATCTCTGGCCCAGGCAGAGTGAAAGGTTAGATTTTCCCCAGGCTGAGACTGTTTTCCCCACAACCCCACAATTTAGCACCTCCCACATGATGCGCTCCCTCCATACCCCTGTCCCCAGGTCGCCCCTCACACTTGTGCTGTGCTGTGGAGGTAAGCCAGGCTCTCCACCAATCCTTTCTGATTTTCATAAGCACCTGGCATTCTTAGGCCATGTGGCAGcaggggacactgaggctcagagactcaGTGAGATGTCAAGATCAGACAGTCCCACACCCCAGAGCAAATGGCAAAATGAAGTGGGAAAACTCCAAACTGTCAGAAAGtaacaaaacacatttatttcaataACATGAGTCCAATAAAACCTGCCTTCATAGTGCACCTTGGGCTCTGTGCGCACAAAGGCAGCCTAGCATCCAGCTGGACTAAGGTTGGGGTCAGGGCTGGGCCAGCAACAGGACAGGTGGCCTGCTCTGTGACAGGCAGAGTGAGGGCAGCTCACAGCTGGCTCCTGTGCCATGCCTGTGGACAAggacagccccagccccagtcctgCAGGGGAGGCCCGTCTCCTTGGCCAGAGTGGGTAGGGTGGGAACCGTAGGCCGCCTTGAGCCAGCATTCTGCTCTGCTGCACCATGGCCAGGATCAGGAACAGAGCTGACAAAAAATGGCCTCTCTGCAAGTTAAAACGCTATGGCTCCGACTTCACCCACGCACAGATTCTAGGGAAGCACCTGCCAGCTAGAGTAGTTAGAGGAAGCAAGCATCAATCCACAGACAGGGCACGTGGCAGGCACAGCTGTACGATGCCTGAGAGGGCTGCACCCAAACCCAGCCAGGTGTGATATCAGCTCAGTCACACACAGTGGTGGTAAGAATGGGGTTCCCTGGGCCCGTCAGCAATGCCCACTCTCGGGCCACCCACCCCTGAGCGTGAAGTCTCGGCAGTGTGCCGGGCCCCGCAGGGGCGCCGCAGGCTAGTGCAGCCGCAGGTAGGCGGGGGCAGAGTAGTTGAAGAGCAGGAAGTCCATCCTGTAGAGGTCAAAGAGGCGCTGCTGGTAGAAGGGGCTGATGTCCTGGAAGAGGCGCGCGGCCAGATCGCGCGTGGTGGCGGCCTTGGCCCGGGGCGGTGGCGCTGGGAAGCGCagacccggcgcgcccaccaggccCAGCACGAAGGCCGCATCCTCTGCCAGGGTCTCGAACTTACCCACGACGTCGTAGCGCAGGCGACACGGGTGGCAGAGCGCGTGCGCGCGCTCCCAGTGCTCGTTGAAGGGCTCCTCGCGGCGCGTGCGCGGGTCCAGCAGGTAGGCCAGGAACTCGGCGAAGCGCACGTCGTGGCCGCGGGCCAGCGCGTCGGGGCGCGGGCGCGGCCGCAGGCGCCGCACGATGCGCGTGCCGTAGCGGCGCTGGAAGACGGCGCTGGCGGGCCGCGCCAGCTTGTTGTGGTAGGCGGAGGCCAGGCGCTCGAAGGGCTCGCGCACGAACAGGAAGGCCAGGTAGGCGCGCAGGCGCCGGTTGATTTCCGCGGGGCTGAAGTCGGCCAGGGAGCGCAGGCGGCCGGGCGCGTGCGCCTCGGGAGCCGGGATGGCTTGAGGGTCCCCGCCCCCGGGGCGGCTCAGAGCCAGCAGCACGCGCTTCCAGTTGGTGCAGGCCACCTTGGGCACGTAGCAGTAGAGCAGGCCGTGCGTGTCGTCCACCAGCACGTGGCGCAGGTCCTCCGGCTGCAGCAGGCGCTGCCGGCGTGTGTGGCGGCTGCAGGCGCGGCGCAGCAGATCGCGCCGCTGCCGGTGCACCTCGGCCAGGGCCGAGCTTGGACCCTGGGGACGACAGGGTTTGGGGTCCGGGCTGCTGCTGGACGTAGGCGGCCAGCAGCCTGTGTGAGCCAGGGCCCCGCAGCAGGTAGGGAACCtggcctagagccccagagctgcCACGCATCACTGTATGATTTGGGGCCAAAGCCTTTGGCCTGGatctggatgggggggggggggggggggggaggaatctAACTGCAGAGGCAGGTGGAATGATGTGACTAGTCACTTGTTGGATACTCAGGATTGAGAAGGTCCTGATAACGAATATGACAGGATCAGAGTAAGACTGATAAAGAAGTCTGACTTCAAAAGACTCACCTTGGGAGCAAACTGAATATCTGCTGTTTACTAGAAGTAGTATAGTGTATAAGAATGGTAGTgataattccatataaatagaGTTGAAAATGCAGCCACTTGCAGgctattaggattttttttttgtttgtttaataataaaactagCTAATTCTGTATTTATGAATTAGCATGTTCCTTTGGGTCTTGATTTCTTCACCCACCCAGTCCTCCCCCCAACAGATTCTAATCTCAGTACTTTGGtaggaagcttgctctctctaagCCTGTTCCTCTGTGAAACAATAACATCTAGCATTTATCTAGCACTGTTGTGTACCAGGCACCGTGCCATGCCCTTTACGGCTCTATGAATTAGGTAATATTAGGAGCAGTACACTTGGGTGCAGCCCTTCCTACCTACCCTGCTCAGCTATAGCAACAACCAGGCCAGTACCTCCAGCAATTCACCTGCGTTTCTTCAAGTCCTTCCTGCCCTAAACAGGATCTTCACCTCCAAGACTAACCCGACAAACCCCTGCCCCCCTCTTTGGTAGTTTTTTTGTCTAAgatttcttagaagaaaatgtatttaatttctaaatattgcaTGAAAAACCTTTAGATAATAAGATAAATATTGGTAAGGATGTGGGAAACcagaaccctcattcattgcttgtGAGAAGGTGAAATGGAATGATGTGGAAAGCAGTTTGATAGCTCCTCAGAAGAGGTAAATGGCCAGCAGTTCCACTCCGGGGTACGAAGTATGTACCCGAGGTAACTAAAAGCCTAAGTTACACCCAAACCTATACACAAATGTTTAGAGcaccattattcataatagccaaggaatggaaacaacccaaatgcccatccaTTGGGTGAATAAACAGTATCTATGTGGTcaatccatacaatggaatactattcagtcacAAAAAGGAACAAAGTTCTGATACATGTGAAAACATGGATAAACCCTGAAAACATCGTtcacattaaataaaagaagccagatcTGCAAGGCCACAtggatgattccatttatataccgtatttccccatgtataagatgctcccatgtatgagacacacaccttaatttgggggcccgaaatttgaaaaagaatgtattacataaagttattgaactcaagttttattcatcataacattcatacaactcctcatcactgtcaaatgcaagtaaaaaaaacaaaacaaaactacaaccactgtgtaagacacacctagTTATTAGACCCCAGTTTTTTCgggaaaaggtgcgtcttatacatggggaaatacggtacgtGTCCAGAAtagattcatagagacagaaagtaaattggTGGTTATCATGGACTAGGGGTGGAGAAAAtggagagtgactgctaatgggtagtgggtttctttttggagtgatgaaaatgttctgaaattagatgGGGGTGAATTTTGTGGTATGTGAGTTATATCTCAGTTAAGAAAAAAGCCTTCATAATGTTTCCATTTCAGAGAAGGCCAAAGCAGCATCTGCAGTCGTGGGACTATCCACGCAGTGCCTGCACGAGAATATCTGACACTGTGGGAGGGAGTGGGGACTGTGTGGGCACGCGTGGGCGTGTGTGGATGCGCCTTTACAGATATCCCACAGACATCCAACATACTTTAAGAGCAAAAGCTAAAGTAAAGAATGGGACTTAACATGACACACTTTGGATTTAAAAAGggtaaggaaggaaataaaacagtTTCAAAAAAGGATGAATTGTGGGGACTCTCTTTTAGATATATGCTGAAATAATCACAGAATCAACTAGGCtaggatttgcttcaaaataataccAGGTAGGAGGGGGACTGGGAGTGTGAAGATGGACAGGAGTTGATTGTTGTTTAGACGGGGTGATAGAAATGTGTGTGTTCATTATACTATTCTCTCTACTTCTGCATatgtttgaatttttcaaaatgaaaagttaaagagAAGAAGGATAATGTACCTGTGAGATTTTGAAAAGGAGCATAAGCACATGCTAGAGCATATGATGCTATATACATGCCCAGAATGTGTCTGGAAGGCCTCACAGGGAACTGGGCACTTCCACGGGTACCTGGGGACCAGTGTGAGAAGGAGAGGTGCCCTGCACTGTGCACTCTTTGGGAATGTCGAATGCCCTATAGTGcttatatcactttttaaaaagtctcactGTGGGGGTGGCTGCCAGGTTCAGCCGTGGCTGCAGGGGGTCTGAAGGCACTTGGAGGATTGCATTCTGACCCTGTGAGGCACAGTCTGGCTCCCTGTGGGTGCCAGAAGAGGACTGTCACCAGGGGCTCCACAGCCAAGGTCTGCTTTCAGCTTCCAGATGACCCAGCGTGTTTCCTGTGGCAGGGAATGGTGGCCATCTGTCCACCTGTGAGTCTCCCTGCTCCCTTGCCAGCAGACCCCAACTGTGTTAGGCCAGATACCCAGCCTGAGTTACACCTTCATTAAAGGGACAAGTCCAGGGGTGGGCATGTGGTTTGTTTCTGGCCGGGGCAATGTAAGGGGAAGTCTGCTGGGTGGCTCCCAGGAAAGACTCCTTCAGGAGAAAAAGTGAGGGCTCCTGAAGGAAGAAAATCCTTTGCCTCACTCCTTCCCCTTCTGCTAATCCATGAGGAGATATCAGCGCCGGGCTGGCATTCAGCTTACAACCATGAGGCAGCAAGGCTGTGGCAGAAGCCAACATCCACTGGATGTTGGTGAGCAAAGTATTGCCACTGTCCATGGGGATGCTGCTCTCTGAGTATCTTGAGAAGTACACACAAACTATTCTAATGGCTTAATGTAGTCTCAGTCGGCTTTTATGTTGTTTGCAGTCCCCTGAATACCTACATAGTCAAtgctatctccattttataggttAAAACACTGAGGCTTAGAGGAAATGAGTGGTCTATAGTTCTCTGGTAGTGAAGCTCCAGCTCAGGTCCCTCAGGACTCAAAAGCCAGAGCTGTATCTGCTGGCATGGAGCTGCATCCAGCAGCAACACCTTCATCCTTCCCAGCCTGGCTACACTCAGTTGCTTGGATCCTTAGCCTGGCTTTAGTCTCTGTGACCCCTGCGATCTTCTGAGGGTCCTTAGcttccctgtgcctcagtctcctcatctgtaaacaggGATAACAACAGCCACACCTtacagggttgctgtgaggactGAGTTCATTGAACTAGAAAGCCTGGTACACAGTTAGCACTGGTTGGCCAGGGTGTTTTTCTTACTAGTATTTCTCTAGCTGCAAGGTGCTAAGTTTCCAGGTCTTgacaccccaaggtcactgggtcctTAAGATGTGAGGGGTCTGAGCCAGCCCATCTACCTCTCAAAAGTCTGTGGAGCTAGTGGAACTGGGGACCTTATAAGAGCCTAGCCTGCCCTTGACTCGCTGTGTGGCCCAGAGCAACCCAGTCACCCTCTCTGAACAAAGGCCTGCCTACCTGTAACCCAAGGGCATAGTCCAGATGAGCTCCACGTGCCCCTTCAGTTCAGTCCTTGGGGATTCAGTGAGAAGCCACTTTCCCAAACCCAGTTTGATCATTGTCCCTGGTTTAAAACCTTCCATGGCTCCCTATTATCTTTGCCCTCCCCACTAGACCACCCCAGGCCGTTGCCCACCCCTGGTTTGCCTCgcaccccttcttctctcttcttctcacttccAGCTACTCTGCCCCTACTGTTTGCTTCCCAGCTCTTCCTCTGCAGGTCCCAGCTGCACCGTCCCTTTCTCAGAGAGGGCCTCTCTCCACTTATCTGGACTAGGACCGTTGTACCACATACTTCCCCTTTAGACATGAATCAGTCACAGGTCAGCGGAAGTGGTGATCAGATAGTATCTTCCCCCCACTGGAATGTCAGTTGCACAAGGGCAGGAAACCAGCCTATCTTGTTGTGGCCAGCTTCCTGAGCAGTCtgcatacagtaggtgctcaaaacTTGCTGCCTGAATCAGTGCCTCTGAGTGTGgctgtttggggggggggtaagccAGGGGGTATTGCTCTCAGTAGGAAACAACTGTATGTGTTTGGGGCACTGTGTGGTCCTGGTGGGTCCAACAACAGAAGTGAGGTTCATGGCCCAGTAATCCAGCTGGTCCATTGCTTAAGGACAGGTATGGCAGGGGGTGCTCCTTCTTGTTTCCCTATTGTAGATGGTACTAAATTTGAGGGTTCACTTAGTTTCTCCCCACTGGCCTGTCAATTCCCTGAGGGTAGGCTAAGTATCTGTTTCACTCTCTTTCATATCCATAACTCAGAAAAGTACCTTGCAGAGTGGGCCAGTCTATTATTATTCAGTAGATGATAGATGGGTGAGGGGGAGACAACAGCTAGCTCAGTTTGCCCCCAAAATTTGCCCTTGTCACCTCCCCAGGAATTATAGTCTCTGAAAAGATCCTGTATTTGCAGAGGATGACTTTCTGTGCTCAGTGCGGGTACCAGACCCAT
Coding sequences within it:
- the CHST13 gene encoding carbohydrate sulfotransferase 13, whose product is MGRRCWQRILAASSLSAALLLLGVATRALLPETENGALGSIWLGGKRRSPLQMLYDLDQGPSSALAEVHRQRRDLLRRACSRHTRRQRLLQPEDLRHVLVDDTHGLLYCYVPKVACTNWKRVLLALSRPGGGDPQAIPAPEAHAPGRLRSLADFSPAEINRRLRAYLAFLFVREPFERLASAYHNKLARPASAVFQRRYGTRIVRRLRPRPRPDALARGHDVRFAEFLAYLLDPRTRREEPFNEHWERAHALCHPCRLRYDVVGKFETLAEDAAFVLGLVGAPGLRFPAPPPRAKAATTRDLAARLFQDISPFYQQRLFDLYRMDFLLFNYSAPAYLRLH